Proteins co-encoded in one Rhodococcus sp. PAMC28707 genomic window:
- the cbiQ gene encoding cobalt ECF transporter T component CbiQ has translation MGIALYREVRSPLHEVPVEVKIGCAVVTVLAVVATPREMLWPYALYAIGLLVLWRTASIPLTWIAPRMLIELPFVVLAVLLPFAEGGDRIAVLGMELSTSGLWAAWGIIVKGTLGVAVSLTLAATTDPRELPVGLTRLRVPSFIATIVVLMLRYVELLAAEADRMRIARLARGDDPRAFHQIAATARGVGGLFLRSYERGERVHLAMASRGFDGAIPAMDSIAGVSAAAVRRDWFLGSAPAVVALGTSLTAWLVR, from the coding sequence ATGGGCATCGCGCTGTATCGCGAGGTACGTTCACCGCTGCACGAGGTGCCCGTCGAGGTCAAGATCGGCTGTGCCGTCGTCACCGTCCTGGCTGTGGTCGCGACTCCGCGAGAAATGTTGTGGCCCTACGCTCTGTACGCGATCGGCCTGCTCGTCCTGTGGCGAACAGCTTCCATCCCATTGACTTGGATCGCCCCCCGGATGCTCATCGAGTTGCCATTCGTCGTACTCGCGGTGTTGCTGCCGTTCGCGGAGGGCGGGGACAGAATTGCCGTTCTCGGCATGGAACTGTCCACATCAGGACTATGGGCTGCATGGGGCATCATCGTCAAAGGCACTCTCGGCGTTGCAGTCTCCCTGACCCTGGCCGCCACGACCGATCCTCGCGAACTACCCGTCGGTCTGACCAGGCTTCGCGTACCGTCCTTCATCGCGACCATCGTGGTACTGATGCTCCGCTACGTGGAACTGCTTGCAGCCGAGGCAGATCGGATGCGGATCGCGCGCCTGGCCCGAGGCGATGACCCGCGGGCCTTCCATCAGATCGCGGCTACGGCCCGCGGGGTCGGTGGATTGTTTCTCCGGTCCTACGAGCGCGGTGAGCGCGTACATCTAGCCATGGCCTCCCGCGGGTTCGACGGTGCAATACCCGCGATGGACTCGATAGCAGGGGTCTCCGCCGCTGCAGTTCGGCGTGACTGGTTCCTGGGCTCTGCGCCGGCGGTCGTTGCTCTCGGAACTTCATTGACAGCATGGCTGGTCCGATGA
- a CDS encoding TetR family transcriptional regulator, whose product MRDSEDSDAFRLSVAKAALDLFAVQGYEATSVDDIAEASGISRRTFFRQFRGKDDVIFADHEILLEQTAAFLGQPHPDPWTAVCDAAQLVFERFSGWKEQSRLRYQVVHENPALRDREIVTVFRYDRLFVDYLRTALPEHSHLEILQFSASITATHNYILRRMIRDGIPTSSNDLQEALRKVRAGFDTSAEQIVVAVFPRGTSRAAVVEALAEHTK is encoded by the coding sequence ATGCGCGACTCCGAGGATTCCGACGCCTTCCGCCTTTCCGTGGCGAAGGCGGCACTCGATCTGTTCGCGGTGCAGGGATACGAGGCCACCTCCGTCGACGACATCGCCGAGGCATCGGGCATTTCGCGTCGGACGTTCTTTCGTCAGTTCCGCGGCAAGGACGACGTCATCTTCGCCGACCACGAAATTTTGCTCGAGCAGACCGCAGCGTTTCTCGGCCAGCCACACCCGGACCCCTGGACTGCCGTGTGCGATGCAGCCCAGTTGGTATTCGAACGGTTTTCCGGGTGGAAAGAGCAGTCACGACTGCGCTACCAGGTGGTGCACGAAAACCCGGCGCTGCGCGATCGCGAGATCGTGACGGTCTTTCGCTACGACAGGCTGTTCGTCGACTACTTACGCACGGCGTTGCCCGAGCATTCGCACCTGGAGATTCTCCAGTTTTCGGCGTCGATCACGGCCACTCACAACTACATATTGAGACGAATGATTCGCGACGGCATTCCTACCAGCAGCAATGACCTGCAGGAAGCGCTTCGCAAGGTCAGAGCCGGATTCGACACGAGCGCGGAGCAGATCGTCGTTGCAGTCTTTCCGCGAGGCACCTCGCGTGCCGCGGTCGTCGAGGCGCTGGCGGAGCATACGAAGTGA
- a CDS encoding SDR family NAD(P)-dependent oxidoreductase: MNRLSGKKIVITGAASGIGRAAAELMVTEGAHVLISDLDHDAAVSAADDINSRTPGKLAIGTAVDVMDEDSLASMVEHAVSEFGGIDVLCNHVGGSNPRKDLDLLRLDLDEWDRTMTLNARSTVVASRLVLPHMIEAGGGSIINTVSVAGLAGDTLQCAYGAAKAAVIRLTQYIATQYGRQGIRCNSVAPGAIMTPALRDNVPADVIADIRHHNALDMIGDPEDIGWAMVYLASDESRYMSGQTLVLDGGLTAQSPIAASRRVLLDS, encoded by the coding sequence ATGAATCGCCTCTCTGGCAAGAAGATTGTGATCACCGGAGCAGCAAGCGGAATCGGCCGTGCTGCTGCCGAACTCATGGTCACCGAGGGAGCACACGTACTTATCAGCGACCTCGACCACGATGCGGCCGTAAGCGCTGCTGACGACATCAACAGCCGCACCCCCGGAAAGCTTGCCATCGGCACCGCGGTGGATGTGATGGACGAGGACTCCCTTGCATCGATGGTCGAGCATGCCGTGAGCGAATTCGGTGGCATCGATGTGCTCTGCAACCATGTCGGTGGTAGCAATCCGCGCAAGGATCTCGACTTGCTTCGGCTGGATCTGGACGAGTGGGACCGCACCATGACGCTCAACGCCCGTAGCACTGTCGTCGCCTCGAGACTGGTATTGCCGCACATGATCGAAGCCGGTGGAGGCTCGATCATCAACACGGTGTCCGTGGCGGGTCTGGCCGGCGACACGCTCCAGTGTGCATACGGAGCAGCCAAGGCTGCGGTAATCCGCCTCACCCAGTACATCGCTACCCAGTACGGCCGCCAAGGCATTCGCTGCAACTCCGTGGCTCCGGGTGCGATCATGACGCCTGCGCTGCGCGACAACGTTCCTGCCGATGTGATTGCCGACATCCGTCACCACAATGCACTCGACATGATCGGTGATCCCGAGGACATCGGTTGGGCCATGGTCTATCTCGCCTCGGATGAGTCCAGATATATGAGCGGCCAAACTCTAGTGCTCGACGGTGGCCTCACAGCGCAGAGTCCGATTGCCGCCAGCAGGCGGGTACTTCTGGACTCATGA
- a CDS encoding sugar-binding transcriptional regulator — protein sequence MTAAVPEVSAVQRSSKSSDDLRLALRAASMYHLEGATQAEIAKKLGISRPTAGRLVAKARALGLVTIEINVPDELQGTVHADIEADLEREFGLTEAIVVPDVIDGTDTGYGSLGRAAAAMLSRRLEGTDVLGFTWGPETVAVAQSLETRGARCDRVVQLDGSSSSADHRTGVEYTLWRCAQYLQAKPVRLNAPLYADPATVTALQQDSVISRALQAGKEADVMMYGLGPVSTSATLFEGSFIDLDILDELRRLGAVGEIGGRFFDLDGTPAGGSLPGRTVSVGLDAIRDCDRAILISGGSKKHQAILGALRGGFATVLVTDIESARWLMAHTKADSAACRNDPEEKVSK from the coding sequence GTGACCGCAGCGGTCCCCGAGGTATCGGCAGTGCAGCGTTCGTCCAAGTCGAGCGACGACCTCCGACTCGCCCTCCGTGCCGCGTCGATGTACCACCTGGAAGGTGCGACTCAGGCCGAGATCGCGAAGAAACTTGGAATCTCGCGTCCCACCGCCGGCCGACTCGTCGCCAAGGCGCGAGCACTGGGGTTGGTGACCATCGAGATCAATGTGCCCGACGAACTCCAGGGCACCGTGCACGCCGACATCGAAGCTGACTTGGAGCGCGAATTCGGCCTCACCGAAGCGATTGTCGTTCCCGATGTCATCGACGGCACCGACACCGGGTACGGATCGTTGGGGCGGGCCGCCGCGGCGATGCTTTCGCGGCGCCTGGAGGGTACCGACGTCCTCGGGTTCACCTGGGGGCCGGAAACTGTCGCCGTCGCCCAGTCACTCGAGACGCGTGGAGCGCGATGCGACCGCGTGGTTCAACTCGACGGTTCGTCGAGTTCGGCCGACCATCGAACCGGCGTCGAATACACCCTGTGGCGGTGCGCGCAGTACCTGCAGGCGAAGCCGGTACGCCTCAACGCGCCGCTGTACGCCGATCCGGCCACGGTGACTGCGCTGCAGCAGGATTCGGTGATATCGCGCGCCCTTCAAGCTGGGAAGGAGGCTGATGTGATGATGTACGGCCTCGGTCCCGTTTCCACGTCCGCGACCCTGTTCGAAGGCAGTTTCATCGACCTGGACATTCTCGACGAACTGCGCCGCCTCGGCGCCGTCGGCGAGATAGGCGGCAGGTTCTTCGACCTCGACGGCACTCCCGCCGGGGGATCCCTGCCGGGGCGAACCGTATCGGTCGGACTCGACGCCATTCGTGACTGTGATCGGGCGATCCTGATCTCCGGTGGCAGCAAGAAGCATCAGGCGATTCTCGGTGCTCTTCGCGGAGGCTTCGCAACCGTGCTGGTGACCGATATCGAAAGTGCACGTTGGTTGATGGCGCACACGAAGGCTGACAGTGCGGCCTGCAGGAACGACCCAGAGGAAAAGGTATCCAAGTGA
- a CDS encoding ABC transporter ATP-binding protein — protein sequence MAGPMSLKLHGVSFAYPDGTAALTALNLEVAHRERVAILGPNGAGKTTLMLQLNGVLTADRGTVDVSGLRLSSKTVREIRRLVGIVFQDPDDQLFMPTVAQDVAFGPANFGVTGPALVARVAAALKVVGMSEHADRNSTHLSGGQRRRVALASVLACEPDILVLDEPSANLDPVARRELAETLMDLDTTMLLVTHDLPYAAQLCTRAVILDDGALVADGPIADILGDSELLARHRLELPWGFTLPVSSTDRSTK from the coding sequence ATGGCTGGTCCGATGAGCCTGAAACTTCACGGTGTGTCCTTCGCCTATCCCGACGGCACGGCCGCATTGACCGCACTGAACCTCGAGGTTGCACACCGCGAACGCGTCGCCATACTCGGCCCCAACGGGGCCGGAAAGACGACGCTGATGCTTCAGCTCAACGGCGTCCTCACCGCAGATCGGGGAACCGTGGACGTCAGCGGACTCCGTCTGAGCAGCAAGACAGTACGAGAAATCAGAAGGCTCGTCGGGATCGTCTTCCAGGATCCCGACGACCAACTGTTCATGCCCACCGTCGCCCAGGACGTCGCATTCGGTCCCGCCAACTTCGGTGTCACCGGTCCCGCGCTCGTCGCCCGCGTCGCCGCAGCCCTGAAGGTCGTCGGGATGAGCGAACATGCCGACCGCAACTCCACGCACCTCTCGGGTGGCCAGCGTCGACGCGTTGCCCTCGCCTCGGTCCTCGCCTGCGAACCGGACATCCTCGTCCTCGACGAGCCGTCCGCCAATCTCGATCCGGTCGCGCGTCGCGAACTCGCCGAGACGCTGATGGACCTCGACACCACGATGCTGCTGGTCACGCACGACCTGCCGTATGCCGCTCAGCTGTGCACGCGTGCCGTCATTCTCGACGACGGGGCATTAGTCGCGGACGGACCGATCGCGGACATACTCGGCGATTCCGAACTCCTCGCCCGGCACCGCCTCGAACTACCGTGGGGGTTCACCCTGCCCGTCTCGAGTACAGATCGCTCCACGAAATGA
- a CDS encoding alcohol dehydrogenase catalytic domain-containing protein: MQVTAVGVCGYDAHYYHEGHIGDHAVNSPLVLGHKAAGVIVAVGCAVRPAGASSREETDV, encoded by the coding sequence GTGCAGGTCACCGCGGTCGGCGTCTGTGGATACGATGCTCACTACTACCACGAAGGCCACATCGGCGATCACGCCGTCAACAGCCCTTTGGTGCTAGGTCACAAAGCTGCCGGGGTCATCGTCGCCGTCGGATGCGCCGTCCGTCCGGCAGGTGCGTCCTCGCGCGAGGAGACCGACGTATGA
- a CDS encoding PDGLE domain-containing protein produces the protein MTRRFYVGFAVAALLIAGIVSYFASSHPDGLDSTTLQGCQVVETAAGESLTGSCIAQSATDHRMTGTPLADYTIGGRDSLTGVAGIIGVVATFAAAGGLFWLIARSRHSRAD, from the coding sequence ATGACGCGCAGGTTCTATGTCGGCTTCGCGGTGGCGGCTCTGCTGATCGCCGGAATCGTCTCCTACTTCGCCAGTTCGCACCCCGACGGTCTGGACTCGACGACTCTGCAGGGCTGCCAGGTGGTCGAGACCGCCGCCGGTGAATCACTGACCGGATCGTGCATAGCGCAGTCTGCGACCGACCATCGGATGACCGGTACGCCCTTGGCGGACTACACCATCGGCGGCCGGGATTCGCTCACCGGTGTCGCAGGAATCATCGGGGTCGTAGCCACTTTCGCGGCTGCCGGAGGACTGTTCTGGCTGATCGCACGGTCGCGGCACAGTCGAGCGGACTGA
- a CDS encoding sugar ABC transporter substrate-binding protein, with the protein MAVAASLAITLVLSGCAGAGSFGGDGDGTTITVAIVSNSQMSDAVSLAPEFEAENPGINLKFVSLSENEARAKITASVATGGGEFDVVMISNFETPQWAESGWLTNLSEYANETPGYDEADFIPTLKESLSYEGSMYSVPFYGESSFLMYRKDLMREAGITMPEEPTWQEVADAAAKLDNDDVSGICLRGKQGWGEVLAPLDTVINAFGGRWYDENWNAQLDSPQVEEAVQFYVDLVRTHGQAGAATSGFSECGTQFSQGKTAMWYDATSAVSVLEDPTSSSVVGKIGYAKAPSAVKGDNGWLYSWALGIPKTSKNPDEAWKFVSWMTSKEYLNKVGSELGWERVPPGSRLSTYEIPEYKQASAAYGQVTLDSINGADPNMPTVDPVPYTGVQFLTIPEFQDLGTRVSQQISAAVAGQISVKDALARAQQYAKVVGKTYQEGQG; encoded by the coding sequence GTGGCCGTCGCAGCATCGCTCGCGATCACCTTGGTGCTGTCCGGCTGCGCCGGCGCGGGATCGTTCGGCGGTGATGGTGACGGTACGACTATCACCGTGGCCATCGTCTCGAACTCGCAGATGTCCGACGCTGTTTCGCTGGCACCGGAGTTCGAGGCAGAGAACCCAGGGATCAACCTGAAGTTCGTCTCACTGTCGGAGAACGAGGCACGGGCGAAGATCACTGCCTCCGTCGCGACCGGCGGCGGAGAGTTCGACGTCGTGATGATCAGTAATTTCGAGACCCCGCAGTGGGCCGAGAGCGGTTGGCTGACCAATCTTTCGGAGTACGCGAACGAAACTCCCGGTTACGACGAGGCCGACTTCATTCCGACACTGAAGGAGTCGCTCTCCTACGAGGGCAGCATGTACTCGGTGCCGTTCTACGGTGAGTCCTCGTTCCTGATGTACCGCAAGGACCTCATGCGGGAGGCGGGTATCACGATGCCCGAGGAGCCCACCTGGCAAGAAGTCGCCGATGCCGCCGCGAAGCTCGACAATGACGATGTTTCCGGTATCTGTCTGCGTGGAAAGCAGGGCTGGGGCGAAGTTCTCGCACCTTTGGATACCGTCATCAACGCGTTCGGTGGACGTTGGTACGACGAGAACTGGAACGCACAGCTCGATAGTCCTCAGGTGGAAGAGGCCGTCCAGTTCTATGTCGACCTCGTCCGGACACACGGTCAAGCAGGCGCAGCGACCAGCGGATTCAGTGAGTGCGGTACTCAGTTCTCGCAGGGAAAGACCGCGATGTGGTACGACGCCACCTCGGCAGTATCGGTGCTCGAGGATCCCACGTCGAGCAGTGTCGTCGGCAAGATCGGGTATGCGAAGGCGCCGAGCGCAGTCAAGGGCGACAACGGCTGGCTGTACTCGTGGGCTCTCGGCATCCCGAAGACGTCGAAGAATCCGGACGAAGCGTGGAAGTTCGTGTCGTGGATGACCAGCAAGGAATACCTGAACAAGGTCGGTAGCGAATTGGGTTGGGAGCGTGTGCCTCCGGGTAGTCGCCTGTCGACCTACGAGATTCCCGAGTACAAACAAGCATCGGCTGCGTACGGCCAGGTGACTCTCGACTCGATCAATGGTGCGGACCCGAACATGCCGACCGTTGATCCGGTTCCCTACACCGGAGTTCAGTTCCTGACCATTCCGGAATTCCAGGATCTCGGAACCCGCGTCAGTCAACAGATCAGCGCTGCAGTGGCAGGACAGATCAGCGTCAAGGACGCGCTCGCTCGAGCGCAGCAATACGCCAAAGTGGTCGGTAAGACGTATCAGGAGGGCCAGGGATGA
- a CDS encoding STAS domain-containing protein — protein MSGLTDARSMLPRGAPRLLILDSSPPLDVPALDVSESRHGKCLRIVVSGEVDLGTVSQFRAALFSASNRTIGALIIDIRGVTFLGVSGLSCLVDLVRGNMLTALAIVATTHAARRSIEIIGQDPDLVVFSRLGDALNYVDSRI, from the coding sequence ATGTCAGGTCTGACTGATGCGCGCTCGATGCTCCCACGCGGGGCGCCACGCCTGCTCATCCTGGATTCATCCCCACCTCTCGACGTTCCCGCCCTCGATGTTTCCGAGAGCAGACACGGAAAGTGTCTCCGGATCGTCGTCAGCGGCGAAGTCGACCTTGGGACGGTTTCTCAGTTCCGGGCGGCACTCTTCAGTGCATCGAACAGGACGATCGGTGCACTCATCATCGATATTCGCGGAGTGACATTCCTGGGGGTGTCGGGGCTGTCCTGCCTCGTCGACCTGGTGCGGGGCAACATGCTGACCGCGCTGGCGATCGTCGCCACCACCCATGCGGCGCGTAGGTCCATCGAGATCATCGGCCAGGATCCCGACCTGGTGGTGTTCTCTCGACTCGGTGACGCGCTGAACTACGTGGATTCTCGAATCTGA
- a CDS encoding energy-coupling factor ABC transporter permease, producing MHMSDGIIDLPTSLLFGLIALVGVGVCAWKARSELDERTVPMAGLVAAFIFAVQMVNFPILPGVSGHLLGGALAAILVGPFTGALCVSIVLVVQALLFADGGLSALGANITNMALIGVAVGCGVAVGLRRVILRRENLAGLGTIAFVAALCGTVAASAGFIVEYSLGGASSTSVGTVAAYMLGTHTLIGIGEGIITALTVVAVARVRPDLVHLLRTRKQVAV from the coding sequence ATGCACATGAGCGACGGCATCATCGACCTCCCGACCTCGCTTTTGTTCGGACTCATCGCCCTCGTGGGTGTCGGAGTATGTGCGTGGAAGGCACGATCGGAACTCGACGAGCGCACCGTGCCCATGGCCGGCCTGGTCGCCGCTTTCATCTTCGCCGTCCAGATGGTCAACTTCCCGATCCTCCCCGGCGTCAGCGGACACCTGCTCGGAGGCGCGCTTGCAGCCATCCTCGTCGGCCCGTTCACCGGTGCCCTCTGCGTGTCGATAGTGCTCGTCGTTCAAGCGCTACTCTTCGCCGACGGCGGATTGAGCGCGTTGGGAGCAAACATCACCAACATGGCACTGATCGGTGTTGCCGTCGGATGCGGCGTTGCCGTCGGATTGCGACGCGTCATCCTTCGGCGGGAGAACCTGGCCGGCCTCGGCACCATCGCGTTCGTGGCTGCGCTGTGCGGCACGGTCGCGGCGTCGGCCGGGTTCATCGTCGAGTACTCTCTCGGCGGCGCCTCCTCGACCTCGGTCGGCACCGTCGCGGCATACATGCTCGGCACACACACTCTCATCGGCATCGGTGAAGGCATCATCACCGCGCTGACGGTTGTCGCGGTGGCCCGCGTGCGACCAGATCTGGTGCACCTTCTGCGCACTCGCAAGCAGGTAGCGGTATGA
- a CDS encoding AMP-binding protein, protein MTNVTEHDAFKSARDLLLDAYGDYDAAVSNFRWPDLGERFNWAIDWFDAIARGNEKTALWIVEEDGSEAKYSFDAMSHRSDQVARWLSGLGIGRGDSVILMLGNQVELWDSMLAVMKLGAVLMPTTTAIGSADLTDRVERGQARAVIANPTDTFKFEEVPGDYLKIAVGDADGWNDFHAAYDVESPEPFETVTAPSDRLLLYFTSGTTSKPKLVEHTQVSYPVGHLSTMYFLGLKPGDVHLNISSPGWAKHAWSCFFAPWIAEATIFIYNYTRFDASALLDQIRRAEVTTFCAPPTVWRMLIQADISGGGGALREAIGAGEPLNPEVISRVQNEWGLNIRDGFGQTETTALVANTPGAKLKFGAMGRPLPGIPVVIIDPVTGEEADEGEICLDLAKKPFNLMTGYLGNPARNEEVMSGGYYHTGDVASRDEDGYITYVGRTDDVFKASDYKVSPFELESVLIEHPAVAEAAVVPAPDETRLAVPKAYVALAAGWEPNEETAFQILKYAREHLAPYLRIRRIEFFELPKTISGKIRRVELRAREDSGEVLSAEWRDDQFTGLK, encoded by the coding sequence ATGACGAACGTGACGGAACACGACGCCTTCAAGTCGGCTCGGGATCTACTTCTCGATGCCTACGGCGACTACGACGCGGCCGTATCGAACTTTCGGTGGCCCGATCTGGGTGAGCGGTTCAACTGGGCAATCGACTGGTTCGACGCTATCGCCCGCGGCAACGAGAAGACGGCGCTCTGGATCGTCGAAGAAGACGGTTCCGAAGCGAAGTACAGCTTCGATGCGATGTCGCACCGATCGGATCAGGTGGCTCGGTGGCTCTCCGGGCTCGGTATCGGCCGCGGGGATTCGGTGATTCTCATGCTCGGAAATCAGGTCGAGCTGTGGGATTCGATGCTCGCGGTCATGAAACTCGGCGCCGTACTGATGCCGACGACCACGGCGATCGGCTCGGCTGATCTCACCGACAGAGTCGAACGCGGCCAGGCGCGAGCCGTCATCGCGAACCCAACGGATACGTTCAAGTTCGAGGAAGTGCCCGGGGATTACCTGAAAATTGCGGTCGGAGATGCGGACGGGTGGAACGACTTTCACGCGGCCTACGACGTCGAGAGTCCTGAGCCGTTCGAGACCGTGACTGCACCGTCGGACCGTTTGCTCCTGTATTTCACCTCGGGAACGACGAGTAAGCCCAAGCTCGTCGAGCACACACAGGTGTCCTATCCGGTAGGGCATTTGAGTACGATGTACTTCCTCGGCCTGAAGCCGGGAGATGTGCACCTGAACATCAGCTCACCCGGCTGGGCGAAGCATGCGTGGAGTTGCTTCTTCGCGCCATGGATCGCCGAAGCCACCATCTTCATCTACAACTACACGCGCTTCGACGCGAGTGCCCTCCTCGACCAGATCCGTCGCGCCGAGGTCACGACGTTCTGTGCTCCACCGACTGTGTGGCGCATGCTTATTCAGGCCGATATCTCCGGCGGAGGTGGCGCGCTACGTGAAGCGATCGGCGCAGGGGAGCCGCTGAACCCCGAGGTTATCTCGAGGGTGCAGAACGAGTGGGGCCTCAACATTCGCGATGGGTTCGGTCAGACGGAAACCACTGCTCTGGTAGCGAACACCCCCGGAGCGAAACTGAAGTTCGGCGCCATGGGCCGTCCGTTGCCGGGTATCCCGGTCGTCATCATCGATCCGGTGACAGGCGAGGAGGCCGACGAAGGCGAAATCTGTCTCGATCTGGCCAAGAAGCCGTTCAACCTGATGACGGGATATCTCGGCAACCCGGCTCGCAACGAAGAAGTCATGTCCGGTGGCTACTACCACACAGGCGATGTGGCCTCCCGCGACGAAGACGGTTACATCACCTACGTCGGTCGCACCGATGACGTCTTCAAGGCCTCGGACTACAAGGTGTCACCGTTCGAGCTCGAAAGCGTGCTGATCGAGCACCCCGCCGTCGCCGAAGCTGCAGTCGTACCGGCACCCGACGAAACGCGGCTTGCAGTCCCGAAGGCGTACGTTGCCCTGGCGGCAGGTTGGGAGCCGAACGAGGAGACTGCATTTCAGATCCTGAAGTACGCACGTGAGCATCTGGCGCCGTACCTTCGGATCCGAAGGATCGAGTTCTTCGAGCTACCGAAGACCATCTCGGGCAAGATTCGACGCGTCGAACTTCGGGCTCGCGAGGACTCCGGCGAGGTGCTCTCGGCCGAGTGGCGGGACGATCAGTTCACCGGGCTGAAATAG